One window from the genome of Thermus sediminis encodes:
- the trmD gene encoding tRNA (guanosine(37)-N1)-methyltransferase TrmD produces MRYTFLTLFPELIRPWLEESLIAKALERGLLSAEVVDLRAFGLGRHRSVDDTPYGGGAGMVIRADVAVAAIESVLPADEIVLLSPAGKPFTQEVAEELSRKRHLVLLCGRYEGFDARVEAFVTRTLSIGDYVLMGGEVAALAVLEATARLVPGVIGDPESYLQDSFVRGLLDYPHYTRPPEFRGLKVPEVLLSGDHQEVARFRLKEALRRTLELRPDLLSRARMGALEARWLAETDWEG; encoded by the coding sequence ATGCGCTACACCTTCCTTACCCTTTTTCCCGAGCTCATCCGCCCCTGGCTGGAGGAGTCCCTTATCGCCAAGGCCCTGGAGAGGGGGCTTCTTTCGGCGGAGGTGGTGGACCTCCGGGCCTTCGGCCTGGGGCGGCACCGCAGCGTGGACGACACCCCCTATGGCGGCGGGGCGGGGATGGTGATCCGCGCCGACGTGGCGGTGGCGGCCATAGAGTCCGTCCTGCCGGCCGACGAGATCGTCCTCCTCTCCCCGGCAGGCAAGCCCTTCACCCAAGAGGTGGCCGAGGAGCTTTCCCGCAAGCGCCACCTGGTCCTCCTCTGTGGGCGGTACGAGGGGTTTGACGCCCGGGTGGAGGCCTTCGTGACCCGGACCCTCTCCATCGGGGACTACGTGCTCATGGGGGGGGAGGTGGCGGCCCTGGCGGTCCTCGAGGCCACGGCCCGCCTGGTGCCCGGGGTCATCGGGGACCCAGAGAGCTACCTTCAGGACTCCTTCGTGCGGGGCCTTCTGGACTATCCCCACTACACCAGGCCCCCCGAGTTCCGGGGCCTAAAGGTCCCGGAGGTCCTCCTCTCTGGGGACCACCAGGAGGTGGCCCGCTTCCGCCTCAAGGAGGCCTTGAGGCGCACCCTGGAGCTGAGGCCCGATCTCCTCTCCCGGGCCAGGATGGGGGCCCTTGAGGCCAGGTGGCTTGCGGAAACCGACTGGGAAGGCTAG
- a CDS encoding ADP-ribosylglycohydrolase, whose translation MRLRMIVEWTKGSPLRHAWKEGRLLPLAEDRPAPVNYGLLPGLLNPLDGEEVDAVLLGPPHPLGEAEGEVVGLLHLLDGDHKVLLALEGPTPEEDLAALLAWFAPERRPTLLPREAALAFLQRISMASPKE comes from the coding sequence ATGCGCCTGCGGATGATCGTGGAGTGGACCAAAGGAAGCCCCCTTCGGCACGCCTGGAAGGAGGGGCGGCTCCTCCCCCTGGCTGAGGACCGGCCCGCCCCGGTGAACTACGGCCTCCTCCCCGGCCTCCTGAACCCTTTAGACGGGGAGGAGGTGGACGCCGTCCTCCTAGGCCCCCCGCACCCCTTGGGGGAGGCGGAGGGGGAGGTGGTGGGCCTCCTCCACCTCCTGGACGGGGACCACAAGGTCCTCCTAGCCCTAGAGGGCCCCACCCCGGAGGAGGACCTGGCCGCCCTCCTCGCCTGGTTCGCCCCGGAAAGAAGGCCCACCCTGCTCCCCAGGGAGGCCGCCCTGGCCTTCCTTCAGAGGATCAGCATGGCGTCGCCCAAGGAGTAG
- the ffh gene encoding signal recognition particle protein, producing MFGQLSARLGEAIGRLRGRGRITEEDLKGTLREIRRALIDADVNLEVARDFVEKVREEALGKKVLESLTPAEVILATVYEALKEALGGETRLPALQDKNLWFLVGLQGSGKTTTAAKLALHYKSKGRRPLLVAADTRRPAAREQLRLLGEKVGVPVLEVMDGEPPESIRRRVEEKARLEARDLVLVDTAGRLQIDEALMAELAHLKRAMGPQEVLLVLDAMTGQEALAVAQAFDEKVGVTGLVLTKLDGDARGGAALSARRVTGKPIYFAGVSEKPEGLEPFHPDRLASRILGMGDVASLAERVRALGLEEEVPKSAKELSLEDFLKQMQNLKRLGSFSEVLGLLPGVPKGFQVDDRALKRLEAIVLSMTPEERKDPRVLNGSRRKRIAKGSGTSVQEVNRFLKSFEEAKVLMKTLEKRKGRGLMGMFRR from the coding sequence ATGTTTGGGCAGCTTTCGGCGCGACTAGGGGAGGCCATCGGCCGCCTTCGGGGCCGGGGTCGGATCACTGAGGAGGACCTGAAGGGGACCCTACGGGAGATCCGCCGGGCCCTCATAGATGCCGACGTGAACCTGGAGGTGGCCCGGGACTTCGTGGAGAAGGTGCGGGAAGAGGCCCTGGGCAAGAAGGTCCTGGAGAGCCTCACCCCGGCCGAGGTCATCCTGGCCACCGTGTACGAGGCCCTCAAGGAGGCTTTAGGGGGCGAGACCAGGCTCCCCGCCCTCCAGGACAAGAACCTCTGGTTCCTGGTAGGCCTCCAGGGCTCCGGCAAGACCACCACCGCCGCCAAGCTGGCCCTCCACTACAAGAGCAAGGGGCGGAGGCCCCTCCTGGTAGCCGCGGACACCCGGAGGCCCGCCGCCAGGGAGCAGCTTCGCCTCCTGGGGGAGAAGGTGGGGGTGCCTGTGCTGGAGGTGATGGACGGCGAACCCCCGGAGTCCATCCGCCGCCGGGTGGAGGAGAAGGCCCGCCTCGAGGCCCGGGACCTAGTCCTGGTGGACACCGCCGGCCGCCTGCAGATCGACGAGGCCCTCATGGCTGAACTCGCCCACCTCAAGAGGGCCATGGGCCCCCAGGAGGTCCTCCTGGTCCTAGACGCCATGACCGGCCAGGAGGCCCTCGCCGTGGCCCAGGCCTTTGACGAGAAGGTGGGGGTCACGGGCCTGGTCCTCACCAAGCTAGACGGGGATGCCCGGGGCGGGGCGGCCCTCTCTGCCCGGCGGGTGACGGGGAAGCCCATCTACTTCGCCGGGGTCTCGGAGAAGCCCGAGGGCCTGGAGCCCTTCCACCCCGACCGCCTGGCGAGCCGCATCCTGGGCATGGGGGACGTGGCCAGCTTGGCGGAGAGGGTGCGGGCTTTGGGGCTGGAGGAGGAGGTGCCCAAGTCCGCTAAGGAGCTTTCCCTAGAGGACTTCCTCAAGCAGATGCAGAACCTCAAGCGCCTGGGCTCCTTCTCCGAGGTCCTAGGCCTCCTCCCCGGTGTGCCCAAGGGGTTTCAGGTGGACGACCGGGCTCTGAAGCGCCTCGAGGCCATCGTCCTATCCATGACCCCCGAGGAGCGCAAGGACCCCCGGGTTCTCAACGGCTCGCGGCGCAAGCGCATCGCCAAAGGAAGCGGTACCTCGGTGCAGGAGGTCAACCGCTTCCTCAAGTCCTTTGAGGAGGCCAAGGTCCTGATGAAGACCCTGGAAAAGAGGAAGGGCCGGGGACTCATGGGAATGTTTAGGAGGTGA
- the queA gene encoding tRNA preQ1(34) S-adenosylmethionine ribosyltransferase-isomerase QueA encodes MEGLEAYDYYLPPELIAQEGVEPRDLARMLVVPREGPFRVEHRRVRDLPEFLRPGDLLVFNESKVIPARLLARKPTGGRVEVLLVREKAPGLWEALLGPARRAPVGTELLFLSPKDLEPVPGLKAEVVGVEEDGVRLLRFQGDLLAHLEEVGEVPLPPYIKAQIPLERYQTVYAKRPGSVAAPTAGLHFTPELLARLRGMGVELHFLTLHVGPGTFRPVKGDPEGHEMHPEPYEIPEATALAVNRARGEGRRVVAVGTTVVRALESAYREGEGVVPGEGETRLFIRPPYAFRVIDGLFTNFHLPRSTLLMLVAAFLGRERTLEAYRLAVAEGYRFYSLGDAMLIL; translated from the coding sequence ATGGAGGGCCTGGAGGCTTACGACTACTACCTGCCCCCGGAGCTCATCGCCCAGGAAGGGGTGGAGCCCCGGGACCTGGCCCGGATGCTGGTGGTCCCTAGGGAAGGCCCTTTCCGGGTGGAGCATAGGAGGGTGCGGGACCTCCCCGAGTTCCTGCGCCCGGGGGACCTCCTGGTCTTCAACGAGAGCAAGGTGATCCCCGCCCGCCTCCTGGCGAGGAAGCCCACGGGGGGCAGGGTGGAGGTCCTCCTGGTGCGGGAAAAGGCCCCGGGGCTCTGGGAGGCCCTTCTGGGCCCCGCCCGGAGGGCCCCCGTGGGCACGGAGCTCCTCTTCCTCTCCCCAAAGGACCTGGAGCCCGTTCCCGGCCTGAAGGCGGAGGTGGTGGGGGTGGAGGAGGATGGGGTCCGCCTCCTCCGCTTCCAGGGGGACCTCCTGGCCCACCTGGAGGAGGTGGGGGAGGTGCCCCTTCCCCCTTACATCAAGGCCCAGATTCCCTTGGAGCGCTACCAGACGGTCTACGCCAAGCGCCCGGGCTCCGTGGCCGCCCCCACGGCGGGCCTCCACTTCACCCCGGAGCTTTTGGCAAGGCTTCGGGGGATGGGGGTGGAGCTCCACTTCCTCACCCTCCACGTGGGCCCCGGCACCTTCCGCCCCGTGAAGGGGGACCCAGAGGGGCACGAGATGCACCCCGAGCCCTACGAGATCCCCGAGGCCACCGCCTTGGCGGTGAACCGGGCCAGGGGGGAGGGGAGGCGGGTCGTCGCCGTGGGCACCACGGTGGTGCGGGCCCTGGAGAGCGCCTACCGGGAAGGGGAGGGGGTGGTGCCGGGGGAGGGGGAGACCCGGCTCTTCATCCGCCCCCCCTACGCCTTCCGGGTCATAGACGGCCTTTTCACCAACTTCCACCTGCCCCGCTCCACCCTCCTCATGCTGGTGGCGGCCTTCCTGGGGCGCGAGCGCACCCTGGAGGCCTACCGCCTGGCCGTGGCCGAGGGCTACCGTTTCTACTCCTTGGGCGACGCCATGCTGATCCTCTGA
- a CDS encoding response regulator, translating into MRVLIADDHPLFRLGLRAGLEAQGLTVVAEVGNGEEAIERALTLRPDAVLLDLRMPGMDGLTCARKLREAGYRGLIALLTTYQEPALLREAALAGADAYFSKELSAPELKRRLLRVLAGEEHLLPPDLPTLTPREEEVLKLLALGLSVKEMARFLGVSPDTVKDHLEHLYMKLEAHNRVQALERARNLGFLK; encoded by the coding sequence ATGCGGGTCCTCATTGCCGACGATCACCCCCTCTTCCGCTTGGGGTTGAGGGCGGGTCTCGAGGCCCAGGGCCTCACGGTGGTGGCGGAGGTGGGAAACGGGGAGGAGGCCATAGAAAGGGCCCTGACCCTTAGGCCAGACGCTGTCCTCCTGGACCTGCGCATGCCTGGCATGGACGGCCTTACCTGCGCCAGGAAGCTCCGGGAGGCAGGTTACAGGGGCCTCATCGCCTTGCTCACCACCTATCAGGAGCCCGCCCTCCTCCGCGAGGCGGCTTTGGCAGGAGCAGACGCCTACTTTTCCAAGGAACTCTCCGCCCCCGAGCTAAAACGGCGGCTTCTAAGGGTCCTTGCGGGAGAAGAGCACCTCCTCCCCCCCGACCTCCCTACCCTTACGCCCAGGGAGGAGGAGGTGCTCAAGCTGTTGGCCCTGGGGCTTTCCGTGAAGGAGATGGCGCGATTCCTAGGCGTCTCCCCCGACACGGTCAAAGATCATTTGGAGCATCTCTATATGAAACTGGAAGCCCATAATCGGGTGCAGGCCCTGGAACGGGCCCGGAACCTGGGCTTCCTAAAGTGA
- a CDS encoding KH domain-containing protein, which translates to MKDLVEYLARSVVDHAEAVRVLERRGRDGPVYLLEVAPEDKGRIIGKGGRVIEAIRTLVRAYAKRKVGVEVR; encoded by the coding sequence ATGAAGGACCTGGTGGAGTACCTGGCACGGAGCGTGGTGGACCACGCCGAGGCGGTTCGGGTGCTGGAGCGGCGGGGGCGGGACGGCCCCGTTTACCTGCTGGAGGTGGCCCCCGAGGACAAGGGCCGCATCATCGGTAAAGGCGGACGGGTCATCGAGGCCATCCGCACCCTGGTGCGGGCCTACGCCAAGCGCAAGGTGGGCGTGGAGGTGCGATAA
- the rimM gene encoding ribosome maturation factor RimM (Essential for efficient processing of 16S rRNA): MRLVEIGRFGAPYALQGGLRFRGEPVVAHLERIYVEGHGWRAVEDLYPVGDELVVHLAGVSTRELAEALVGLRVYAEVAALPPLEEGRYYYFALMGLPVYVAGQKVGEVVDILDAGAQDVLVIRGVGERLRDRMERLVPLQAPYVRVEREGIHVEPIPGLLD; the protein is encoded by the coding sequence ATGCGCCTAGTGGAGATTGGCCGGTTTGGTGCGCCCTACGCCCTCCAGGGGGGGCTCAGGTTCCGGGGGGAGCCGGTGGTGGCCCACCTGGAGCGCATATACGTAGAGGGGCACGGCTGGCGTGCGGTGGAGGACCTCTACCCTGTGGGAGACGAGCTGGTGGTCCACCTGGCGGGCGTTTCCACCCGGGAGCTGGCCGAGGCCTTGGTGGGCCTACGCGTCTACGCCGAGGTTGCCGCCCTTCCCCCTTTGGAGGAAGGGCGGTACTACTACTTCGCCCTGATGGGCCTTCCCGTCTATGTGGCGGGGCAGAAGGTGGGGGAGGTGGTGGACATCCTGGACGCCGGGGCCCAGGACGTGCTGGTGATCCGGGGGGTGGGGGAGCGGCTTAGGGACCGGATGGAGCGCCTCGTCCCCCTCCAGGCCCCCTACGTGCGGGTGGAGAGGGAGGGTATCCATGTGGAGCCCATCCCCGGCCTATTGGACTAG
- the mgtE gene encoding magnesium transporter gives MEKSLSPILEALEGGDTLALKRLLEETHPQDLLLLWDDLNGEHRYVLLTLLSKEKAAEVFANLAPEEQAEYLKTLPPWRVQELLTELSLDDLADALQAVEEEDEALAKRLKEALDPKTRAEVEELTQYEEDEAGGLMTPEYVAVRATMTVDEVLRFLRRAAPDAETIYYLYVVDEEGRLQGVLSLRDLIVADPRTKVAEIMNPKVVHVRTDTDQEEVARLMADYDFTVLPVVDEEGYLVGIVTVDDVLDVLEEEATEDIHRLAAVDVPDLVYSQASPVGLWLARVRWLIILILTGMVTSSILQGFESVLEAVTALAFYVPVLIGTGGNTGNQSATLIIRALATRDLDLRDWRRVLLKETVVGSLLGLTLASVLLVKVGLDGYGPLIPVVGLSLFLLVLFANLVGSMLPMALRRLGVDPALVSNPFIATLSDVIGLLIYLSVARLILGL, from the coding sequence GTGGAGAAGAGCCTTTCCCCCATCCTCGAGGCCCTGGAAGGGGGCGACACCCTGGCCCTCAAGCGCCTTTTGGAGGAAACCCATCCCCAGGACCTCCTCCTGCTTTGGGATGACCTCAACGGGGAGCACCGCTACGTCCTCCTCACCCTCCTCTCCAAAGAAAAGGCGGCGGAGGTCTTCGCCAACCTCGCCCCCGAGGAGCAGGCGGAGTACCTGAAGACCCTCCCTCCCTGGCGGGTGCAGGAACTCCTCACCGAGCTCTCCCTGGACGACCTGGCCGATGCCCTGCAGGCGGTGGAGGAGGAGGACGAGGCCCTGGCCAAAAGGCTCAAGGAGGCCCTGGACCCAAAGACCCGGGCCGAGGTGGAGGAGCTCACCCAGTACGAGGAGGACGAGGCCGGTGGCCTCATGACCCCGGAGTACGTGGCCGTGCGGGCCACCATGACCGTGGACGAGGTGCTCCGCTTCCTGCGCCGGGCCGCCCCCGACGCCGAGACCATCTACTACCTCTACGTGGTGGACGAGGAGGGCCGCCTCCAAGGGGTACTCTCCCTACGGGACCTGATCGTGGCCGACCCCAGGACCAAGGTGGCGGAGATCATGAACCCCAAGGTGGTCCACGTGCGCACGGACACGGACCAGGAGGAGGTGGCCCGCCTCATGGCCGACTACGACTTCACCGTGCTCCCTGTGGTGGACGAGGAGGGGTACCTCGTGGGCATCGTCACCGTGGACGACGTCCTGGACGTCCTGGAGGAGGAGGCCACCGAGGACATCCATAGGCTCGCCGCCGTGGACGTGCCCGACCTGGTCTACAGCCAGGCCTCCCCAGTGGGGCTTTGGCTCGCCCGGGTGCGCTGGCTCATCATCCTGATCCTCACGGGAATGGTGACGAGTTCCATCCTCCAGGGGTTTGAGAGCGTCTTGGAAGCGGTGACCGCCCTGGCCTTCTACGTGCCCGTCCTCATAGGCACCGGGGGGAATACGGGCAACCAGTCCGCCACCCTCATCATCCGGGCCCTGGCTACCCGGGACCTGGACCTCAGGGACTGGCGGCGGGTCCTCCTCAAGGAAACCGTGGTGGGAAGCCTCTTAGGCCTCACCCTGGCCTCCGTCCTCCTCGTCAAGGTGGGGCTGGACGGCTACGGCCCCCTCATCCCCGTGGTGGGCCTGTCCCTCTTCCTCCTGGTCCTCTTCGCCAACCTGGTGGGCTCCATGCTCCCCATGGCCCTGAGGCGGCTTGGGGTAGACCCGGCCCTGGTCTCCAACCCCTTCATCGCCACCCTCTCCGATGTGATCGGCCTCCTCATCTACCTGAGCGTGGCCCGCCTGATCCTGGGCCTCTAA
- the recO gene encoding DNA repair protein RecO, with translation MERYRLEEGIVVGRKPLPQGDLLLRFLTPRGSLEAVARRGQRPTGRTGRLSLFHHVRFQLYAKEERLPTLTQAELLGRLHGLEEPGRFLLASFLAELAYRLASPEAAPKVYPVFVSGLRGIAKQENPLLPLVWAGWRVVKAGGLSPSLLGPGLHLKGGRLGEGGVFLGEKGVEALRAVLHLPGGEALPYLEEAPLGRLLLALKAHVEEHLGPLRSAEAIGV, from the coding sequence GTGGAGCGGTACCGCCTCGAGGAGGGCATCGTGGTGGGAAGGAAACCCCTCCCCCAGGGAGACCTCCTCCTCCGCTTCCTCACCCCCAGGGGGAGCCTCGAGGCGGTAGCCCGCAGGGGCCAGAGGCCCACGGGGCGCACGGGGAGGCTCTCCCTCTTCCACCACGTGCGCTTCCAGCTTTACGCCAAGGAAGAGAGGCTTCCTACCCTGACCCAGGCCGAGCTTTTGGGCAGGCTTCACGGCCTGGAGGAGCCTGGGCGCTTTCTCCTGGCCTCCTTCCTGGCCGAATTGGCCTACCGCCTGGCCTCCCCTGAGGCGGCCCCCAAAGTCTACCCAGTTTTCGTCTCCGGCCTCCGGGGGATCGCCAAGCAGGAAAACCCCCTCCTGCCCCTGGTCTGGGCGGGTTGGCGGGTGGTGAAGGCGGGTGGGCTTTCCCCAAGCCTCCTGGGGCCCGGTCTGCACCTCAAAGGGGGGCGCTTGGGAGAGGGAGGGGTGTTCCTTGGGGAAAAGGGGGTGGAGGCCCTGAGGGCCGTCCTCCACCTTCCCGGGGGCGAAGCCCTCCCCTACCTGGAGGAAGCCCCCCTGGGCCGCCTCCTCCTGGCCCTGAAGGCCCACGTGGAGGAGCACCTGGGCCCCTTGCGTTCAGCGGAGGCTATAGGGGTTTGA
- the greA gene encoding transcription elongation factor GreA, which translates to MKKPVYLTPEGFRRLQEELNHLKTTKRQEISTDFEQALEEGDLRENAGYDEARRAMWQNEARIAQLEDLLARAVIVEGNGSYDQVALGCQVELEMESGERLSLSIVGSHEADIFSGKISNESPLGQALLGKKVGDVVEIRGKKGAQVYTILEIKPL; encoded by the coding sequence ATGAAGAAGCCGGTCTACCTCACCCCCGAAGGCTTTCGCCGCCTTCAGGAGGAGCTGAACCACCTGAAGACCACCAAGAGGCAGGAGATCTCCACCGACTTTGAGCAGGCCCTGGAGGAGGGGGACCTCCGGGAGAACGCTGGCTACGATGAGGCCCGGCGGGCCATGTGGCAGAACGAGGCCCGCATCGCCCAGCTGGAGGACCTCCTCGCCCGAGCGGTCATCGTGGAGGGGAACGGCTCCTACGACCAGGTGGCCTTGGGCTGCCAGGTGGAGCTGGAGATGGAAAGTGGGGAAAGGCTTTCCCTCTCCATCGTGGGGAGCCACGAGGCGGACATCTTCAGCGGGAAGATCTCCAACGAGTCCCCCCTGGGCCAGGCCCTCTTGGGCAAGAAGGTGGGAGACGTGGTGGAGATAAGGGGCAAGAAGGGGGCCCAGGTCTACACCATCCTGGAGATCAAACCCCTATAG
- a CDS encoding TIGR00282 family metallophosphoesterase, giving the protein MRLLFIGDVMAEPGLRAVGLHLPDIRDRYDLVIANGENAARGKGLDKRSYRILRDAGVDLISLGNHAWDHKEVYELLEREPVVRALNYPPGTPGKGFWRLGAGEGLLFVQVMGRIFMDPLDDPFRALDALLEREKAGYVLVEVHAEATSEKMALAHYLDGRVAAVLGTHTHVPTLDATRLPKGTLYQTDVGMTGTYQSIIGGEVEAFLARFLTGRPQPFRPAQGRARLHATELVFEGGKPVSISPYVWEEP; this is encoded by the coding sequence ATGCGCCTTCTTTTCATCGGGGACGTGATGGCGGAGCCGGGCCTTAGGGCGGTGGGCCTTCACCTGCCGGACATCCGGGACCGCTACGACCTGGTGATCGCCAACGGGGAGAACGCCGCCCGGGGAAAGGGCTTGGACAAAAGGAGCTACCGCATCCTCCGGGATGCGGGGGTGGACCTCATTTCCCTGGGCAACCACGCCTGGGACCACAAGGAAGTCTACGAGCTTCTGGAGCGGGAGCCTGTGGTGCGGGCCCTCAACTATCCCCCGGGGACGCCGGGGAAGGGGTTTTGGCGCTTGGGGGCCGGGGAGGGCCTCCTCTTCGTCCAGGTGATGGGCCGCATCTTCATGGACCCTCTGGATGACCCCTTCCGGGCCCTGGACGCCCTTCTGGAGAGGGAGAAGGCGGGCTACGTCCTGGTGGAGGTCCACGCTGAGGCCACCAGCGAGAAGATGGCCCTGGCCCACTACTTGGATGGGCGGGTAGCCGCCGTCCTCGGTACCCACACCCATGTGCCCACCCTGGACGCCACCCGCCTGCCCAAGGGCACCCTTTACCAGACCGACGTGGGCATGACGGGCACCTACCAGTCCATCATCGGCGGGGAGGTGGAGGCCTTCCTCGCCCGCTTCCTCACGGGCCGACCCCAGCCCTTCCGCCCTGCCCAGGGCAGGGCCCGCCTCCACGCCACGGAGCTGGTGTTTGAGGGGGGAAAGCCCGTTTCCATAAGCCCTTATGTCTGGGAAGAACCATGA
- the rpsP gene encoding 30S ribosomal protein S16, with the protein MVKIRLSRFGSRHNPHYRIVVTDARRKRDGAYIEKIGYYDPRKTTPDWLKVDVERARYWLSVGAKPTDTTRRLLRQAGVFRQESA; encoded by the coding sequence ATGGTCAAGATCCGACTCTCCCGGTTTGGCTCCAGGCACAACCCCCATTACCGCATCGTGGTTACGGATGCCCGCAGGAAGCGGGACGGGGCCTACATCGAAAAGATCGGCTACTACGACCCCCGCAAGACCACCCCGGACTGGCTCAAGGTGGACGTGGAGCGGGCCCGGTACTGGCTCTCTGTGGGGGCAAAGCCCACGGACACCACCAGGAGGCTCCTGCGCCAGGCCGGGGTCTTCCGGCAGGAGAGCGCCTAG
- a CDS encoding LabA-like NYN domain-containing protein, which translates to MASIGHHQDQRVGVFVDTQNLYHSARDYYERNVNFESLLRFAVGGRRLVRATAYVVEREGDTSAWPFIYKLSTIGYRVRRMYLTVKEVGEGGKPIYEGNWDMGIAADMVRLMPYLDVVVLGSGDGDFVEILEVLMERGIRVEVIAFRETTSQRLIDAVDRFVHLPEIPSPFMEPKSAER; encoded by the coding sequence ATGGCGTCCATAGGCCACCACCAGGACCAGCGGGTGGGGGTGTTCGTGGACACCCAGAACCTCTACCACTCCGCCCGGGACTACTATGAGCGGAACGTCAACTTTGAGAGCCTCCTCCGCTTCGCCGTAGGGGGTAGGCGGCTCGTGAGGGCCACGGCCTACGTGGTGGAAAGGGAGGGGGACACCTCCGCCTGGCCCTTCATTTACAAGCTTTCCACCATCGGCTACCGGGTGCGGCGTATGTACCTCACGGTGAAGGAGGTAGGGGAGGGGGGCAAGCCCATCTACGAGGGCAACTGGGACATGGGCATCGCCGCGGACATGGTCCGCCTCATGCCCTACCTGGACGTGGTGGTCCTGGGAAGCGGGGACGGGGACTTCGTGGAGATCCTCGAGGTCCTCATGGAAAGGGGTATCCGGGTGGAGGTCATCGCCTTCCGGGAGACCACCTCCCAAAGGCTCATCGACGCCGTGGACCGCTTCGTCCACCTCCCCGAGATTCCGAGCCCCTTCATGGAGCCCAAAAGCGCGGAGCGCTAG
- a CDS encoding aminotransferase class IV has translation MKRVLLSGKPFAEPLPEGFLYHGHTVFTTLRAEGGRPLWLEDHLARLRRHAEALGLAYPGDEAFLKDLEVLLAAFPEFPCLRLRLTGGEGVWLSEARPYTPPPPALYREGVRVHLTPYRVHPDLFRYKTGNYLPYRLALREAEGRGAFEGLLLDGEGHVVDGSRTSPLLFREGTLYLLEGGLEGLTREKVAQAARELGLRVERALLRPEELEGTLLLAGSGVGLLPVGRPPEALLPLIERFLPACYTE, from the coding sequence ATGAAGCGGGTCCTTCTCTCTGGAAAGCCCTTCGCCGAGCCCCTTCCCGAGGGGTTCCTCTACCATGGGCATACCGTCTTCACCACCTTGAGGGCTGAGGGAGGGAGGCCCCTTTGGCTTGAGGACCACCTCGCCCGCCTCCGCCGCCACGCGGAGGCCCTGGGCCTCGCCTACCCCGGGGACGAGGCCTTCCTGAAGGACCTAGAGGTCCTCCTCGCCGCTTTCCCCGAGTTCCCCTGCCTCCGCCTCCGCCTCACCGGGGGGGAAGGGGTGTGGCTTTCCGAGGCCCGGCCCTACACCCCCCCGCCCCCCGCCCTCTACCGGGAGGGGGTGCGGGTCCACCTGACCCCTTACCGGGTCCACCCGGACCTTTTCCGCTACAAGACGGGGAACTACCTCCCCTACCGCCTGGCCCTCAGGGAGGCGGAAGGGCGGGGCGCCTTTGAGGGCCTCCTCCTGGACGGGGAAGGGCACGTGGTGGACGGAAGCCGCACCAGCCCCCTGCTCTTCCGAGAAGGGACCCTTTACCTCCTGGAGGGGGGCCTCGAGGGCCTCACCCGGGAGAAGGTGGCCCAGGCGGCCCGGGAGCTGGGGCTAAGGGTGGAGCGGGCTCTTTTGCGCCCTGAGGAGCTTGAGGGGACGCTTCTTCTAGCGGGAAGCGGGGTGGGCCTCCTCCCCGTGGGCAGGCCACCGGAGGCCCTCCTTCCCCTCATAGAGCGCTTCCTCCCCGCTTGCTATACTGAGTAG
- the rplS gene encoding 50S ribosomal protein L19, translating to MNRGALLKVVESRYARTDLPEFRPGDTVRVAYRVREGNRTRIQNFEGIVIRIRRNGYNSSFTVRKVSYGVGVERIFPFHSPLIEKVEVVQRVRARRAKLYFIRELSEREIRRKLRADRKRIGQDQERAKAPAEAQAETASQGEAQE from the coding sequence ATGAACCGAGGCGCGCTTCTGAAGGTGGTGGAGTCCCGCTACGCCCGCACGGACCTGCCCGAGTTCCGCCCGGGGGACACGGTGCGGGTGGCCTACCGGGTGAGGGAGGGTAACCGCACCCGCATCCAGAACTTCGAGGGCATCGTCATCAGGATCCGGCGAAACGGCTACAATTCCAGCTTCACCGTGCGCAAGGTGAGCTACGGGGTGGGGGTGGAGCGCATCTTTCCCTTCCACTCCCCCCTCATCGAGAAGGTGGAGGTCGTCCAGCGGGTCCGGGCTCGCCGCGCCAAGCTCTACTTCATCCGCGAGCTTTCCGAGCGGGAGATCCGCCGCAAGCTCCGGGCAGACCGTAAGCGCATCGGCCAGGACCAGGAGAGGGCCAAGGCCCCTGCGGAGGCTCAGGCCGAGACCGCTTCCCAAGGCGAGGCCCAGGAATAG